ATGGTCTAGAGGCAACTCGCCGTAGATACAGAAAATATAGGCCTGGGACGCCAAAAAAAATTAGACAGAGAAGTAGCCAAACGATTATTATAAGGTTCATTTTTCTACTTCATCTCTAAGATAATTTTTAGAACACCAAAATTGCCTTCCCAAAAGCTTCACTAGAAATGCTCTAACGATACAAAAACTGTTTGTCATTCCGATTTCATCTAAACTTCTTCTAGAGCGGGAGGAATAACATCTTTAACAATTCTGTGATATAACTTAAGTAATTGGAGTTGGAAGTTCCACCAATGCTTTGATGAAAAGAAGTTTTCCTTAGGGAAGGTTTTCTTGAAAGTTATTAGGTTTTCTCCACGAGTCTTGATGCCTTCTAATTTCCCAAGTTTTTCTTTCATTGCAATTTTTAAGAATTTGATTTTAGAGGGATTGTATCCCATTATTTGAGAAGCAATCCAATCGACTGAAAACGGGTCTACACTTACCATAATAAGACCGAGTTCGATAGGAAAGCGGCCCAGTGCGACTAATCCATCGACTATGATGAGGTCTGGATGCAAGATCTTGTTTATACCAACGATAGCTTCATCTAAAATTGGATGGTAAACTATTTTCCTTGGAGAAGCTATGCAACCAAAAAGGTTCTTTAGAGCACAGGTGATTTTGGTATCACGCATTGTTTTTAATTTTGGCGCATTAATGAACAGGTCGGATTTTAATAATGATTGAGGAATTTGAAAGACAATTTCATGTCTGTTTACACGAACCGTCTCTTCGTGGGTTTCATCATTGGAAAGATTAAAAAGCTCTACACTCTTTTCCCTAGCCAATTTTTCATATCCCAACATTACGAAGGCATGTTTTGTT
This genomic window from Candidatus Bathyarchaeota archaeon contains:
- a CDS encoding DUF362 domain-containing protein produces the protein MGDVVSLVRTHNSEEDIKKSIGKALDLIDFKPKSLVKSVDIKVNLCYYWHAATGYTTDPRIVAGIIDCLRERYGTGIHIRIVEADATAMRTKHAFVMLGYEKLAREKSVELFNLSNDETHEETVRVNRHEIVFQIPQSLLKSDLFINAPKLKTMRDTKITCALKNLFGCIASPRKIVYHPILDEAIVGINKILHPDLIIVDGLVALGRFPIELGLIMVSVDPFSVDWIASQIMGYNPSKIKFLKIAMKEKLGKLEGIKTRGENLITFKKTFPKENFFSSKHWWNFQLQLLKLYHRIVKDVIPPALEEV